One Rhodospirillaceae bacterium genomic region harbors:
- a CDS encoding DUF1838 family protein yields the protein MVSRRDAATLIGALGLGASSIPSWSQTATAKVSVLPESPENQVKAKVRILGRTDEGESVWQSSSRLFALTNDGVVPLLQTRGAQRSWWRNEGEGVYRRFPSSLNYFVDPVTGEFIDEFINPITGRTTPLVSTMQRRQDGEVFTPMGSYFPISRQRFPEMYEEKPVSLDWRLDNETIRLFLTENFAPVAPKPIYEVHTYFAPAEEALSEAHKSARATSSGWYTGKFSRWLDMADVDGYLIWHFEGTKLNSIDDLDDGYIERAQTLSDVFDVSPEFDQGLSYIDSVQKPVKTEN from the coding sequence ATGGTCTCGCGACGAGATGCGGCGACACTCATTGGCGCGTTAGGGCTTGGCGCAAGCTCCATTCCCAGTTGGTCTCAAACTGCGACCGCAAAAGTCTCGGTGCTGCCAGAGTCACCGGAGAATCAAGTTAAAGCCAAAGTGCGTATTTTGGGCCGTACGGATGAGGGTGAAAGTGTTTGGCAATCTTCAAGCAGGTTGTTTGCGTTAACCAATGACGGCGTTGTTCCCCTGTTGCAGACACGTGGTGCTCAAAGATCGTGGTGGCGCAACGAGGGTGAAGGCGTGTATCGGCGTTTTCCATCGTCATTGAATTATTTTGTTGATCCGGTGACGGGTGAGTTTATCGATGAGTTCATCAATCCCATCACCGGCCGGACAACGCCATTGGTATCTACAATGCAGCGGCGCCAAGATGGTGAGGTTTTTACGCCCATGGGCAGTTACTTTCCGATCTCGCGCCAGCGGTTTCCAGAGATGTACGAGGAAAAACCGGTTTCGCTGGATTGGCGTTTGGACAACGAGACCATTCGTCTGTTTCTCACGGAAAATTTTGCGCCTGTGGCACCCAAACCAATTTATGAAGTTCACACTTACTTCGCGCCGGCAGAAGAAGCTCTCAGCGAGGCTCATAAAAGTGCGCGCGCGACATCATCGGGCTGGTATACGGGTAAGTTTAGCCGGTGGCTCGATATGGCCGATGTGGATGGTTATTTGATCTGGCATTTTGAAGGCACAAAGCTGAATTCTATCGATGATTTAGATGATGGTTATATTGAGCGGGCCCAGACCTTGAGTGATGTATTCGATGTTTCTCCAGAGTTTGATCAGGGACTGAGTTATATCGATTCGGTTCAGAAGCCGGTTAAGACTGAAAACTAA
- a CDS encoding DUF1838 family protein — translation MILLPTPKVIETENPAHLDFLHRKILYALDDRPVYWWKRGTKYGVVNGEAKAMWNMWVFFVQRVLEHRSDRFDVTSLEAVYLTDPDTGDVLENWYNFYTDQRLPVPGQLMGPETQTFLSDGSSIASSPLPGLDIKRKHTLGPATIVGDDLWFSFDSSAIVTRSRDGEEKRFRINDLETFNAKVSDILDSDVISAPASATLHLISSWQGWLVMEGYPGSQVTRLVARKAFQFEDIPDELQQIMHRYHPEIASDPVSSLDRSPESFED, via the coding sequence ATGATACTTTTGCCCACCCCGAAAGTGATCGAGACAGAAAATCCGGCCCACCTGGATTTTCTTCACCGCAAAATTCTGTACGCGCTAGATGATCGCCCGGTCTATTGGTGGAAACGGGGCACAAAATATGGCGTGGTCAATGGCGAAGCCAAGGCTATGTGGAATATGTGGGTGTTTTTTGTTCAGCGCGTTCTTGAGCATCGTTCAGATCGTTTTGATGTAACCTCACTCGAAGCCGTCTACCTCACCGATCCTGACACCGGTGACGTATTGGAAAATTGGTACAATTTCTACACGGATCAAAGACTGCCCGTTCCAGGTCAACTCATGGGGCCAGAAACACAAACTTTTCTGAGTGATGGCAGCAGCATTGCATCCAGCCCCCTGCCCGGGCTCGACATTAAACGTAAACATACACTCGGCCCCGCGACTATTGTTGGTGATGATCTTTGGTTTTCATTTGACTCATCTGCCATCGTCACGCGGTCACGAGACGGAGAAGAAAAACGATTCCGGATCAATGACCTGGAAACCTTTAATGCTAAGGTCAGCGATATTCTTGACTCAGATGTAATAAGCGCGCCGGCCAGTGCAACACTCCATCTTATCTCAAGCTGGCAAGGCTGGCTCGTCATGGAGGGGTATCCAGGCAGTCAGGTGACACGATTGGTGGCGCGCAAGGCATTTCAATTTGAGGATATTCCGGATGAACTGCAGCAGATCATGCACCGCTATCACCCTGAGATAGCTTCTGACCCTGTCTCATCCTTAGATCGCAGCCCAGAAAGCTTTGAAGACTAG
- a CDS encoding response regulator, producing MQQNPRTPDVADEQNAHMAGSSADAPVSDSETNPFSEKLDADEVTEAYRAQHSPESNHVVSDSSHTENEPLAENHSPTEYEYSIEQGLDEHECLLEENGDTIPVSVANKRVLLIEDDDDTTEILKQNLQTLGITKVNVATNAEGALNLLATDKEMFPDVVVLELALVGMDGIQFLAQLRAHKNKRLQNLPAVVITMLDSPSIFRRAARQKVGAFLRKPVSTEGLKKGIEAALRGDVVEQPFSQPKSWLDDVDEEELKEKRNSIKAKAAAKAQKKGFWVWLLNILVPWSGRI from the coding sequence ATGCAACAAAATCCCAGAACACCTGATGTCGCCGATGAGCAAAATGCTCATATGGCCGGTTCATCCGCTGATGCGCCTGTCTCTGACTCCGAGACAAACCCGTTTTCAGAAAAACTTGATGCCGATGAAGTTACGGAGGCATACCGCGCTCAACATTCACCTGAGTCAAATCATGTGGTCTCTGACTCATCTCATACTGAAAATGAGCCCTTGGCTGAAAACCACTCCCCAACTGAGTATGAATATTCAATCGAGCAAGGTCTTGATGAACACGAGTGCCTGCTTGAAGAGAACGGTGATACGATTCCGGTTTCTGTTGCAAACAAACGAGTCTTATTGATTGAAGATGATGATGATACCACTGAAATCCTGAAACAGAATCTCCAAACGCTCGGCATTACCAAAGTGAATGTCGCAACCAATGCAGAGGGCGCACTGAACTTGCTCGCAACAGATAAAGAAATGTTTCCAGATGTCGTCGTCCTTGAATTGGCTCTTGTCGGCATGGATGGGATTCAGTTTCTGGCTCAACTTCGTGCGCACAAGAACAAGAGACTCCAAAACCTGCCGGCGGTGGTCATTACAATGCTGGATAGCCCCAGCATTTTTCGACGGGCGGCGCGTCAGAAAGTCGGTGCCTTTCTGCGTAAGCCTGTGTCTACAGAAGGGTTAAAAAAAGGGATTGAAGCGGCCTTGCGTGGCGACGTCGTTGAGCAACCCTTTAGTCAGCCCAAGTCATGGTTAGATGACGTTGATGAAGAAGAACTCAAAGAAAAACGTAACTCGATCAAAGCCAAAGCCGCAGCGAAAGCTCAAAAGAAGGGATTTTGGGTTTGGCTTTTAAACATACTTGTTCCATGGTCAGGGCGTATTTAA
- a CDS encoding PepSY-associated TM helix domain-containing protein — MLRKVLFQVHLWCGLVIGLFLAFQGLTGAAVAYRHAGNHWLHAEEMLIEPQNKPFLAISAVLKSFSQTFPEIPHNVLSIVFPQKPNEAYFIRVWDNAPAPNMYVSMNSYTGEITGWGSKYEYPFELMFRLHEQVSAGTPGINAVHAGALIMMLMSASGLYLWWPRRATFKQAFAIKRRPLRRFLFGLHRVSGAYAFLLLFVVALSGKMIFGLLTMPSIASDDSAGFGVFAATGASENSSGEPVPIDSLIEIARERFPNDPIRDLSYIRLARSIVVVTFLDTDNANVRALNRVFFERHTGRVTAIRNSDELVGLALAEDWAFPIHSGEVLGNFGRFIVLLSGLIMPFLFVTGAWLWWKKLALNKTKPAP, encoded by the coding sequence ATGCTTCGGAAAGTACTGTTTCAAGTGCACTTATGGTGCGGTCTGGTCATTGGCCTGTTTTTGGCCTTTCAGGGACTTACAGGTGCGGCTGTAGCCTACCGGCATGCGGGAAACCATTGGCTGCATGCAGAAGAAATGCTGATTGAACCGCAGAATAAGCCGTTTCTGGCCATCTCGGCTGTTCTGAAGTCCTTCAGTCAAACTTTTCCAGAGATTCCCCATAATGTACTGAGCATCGTTTTTCCGCAAAAGCCTAACGAAGCCTATTTTATTCGTGTGTGGGACAACGCGCCGGCACCAAATATGTATGTCAGCATGAATTCCTACACAGGTGAAATTACAGGATGGGGGAGTAAATATGAGTATCCTTTTGAGCTGATGTTCAGACTTCATGAGCAAGTTTCTGCCGGAACACCGGGCATCAATGCCGTTCATGCGGGTGCGTTGATCATGATGCTAATGAGTGCGTCGGGATTGTATTTATGGTGGCCTCGCCGTGCAACTTTCAAGCAGGCGTTTGCCATAAAGAGAAGGCCGCTACGCCGTTTTTTATTCGGCCTCCATCGCGTCAGTGGCGCGTATGCATTTCTCTTACTGTTTGTGGTGGCCTTGTCAGGAAAGATGATTTTCGGATTGCTGACGATGCCTTCGATTGCATCCGATGACTCTGCCGGATTTGGTGTTTTCGCGGCAACAGGCGCATCGGAAAATTCTTCAGGGGAACCTGTTCCCATTGATTCCTTAATTGAAATTGCGCGTGAAAGATTCCCCAATGACCCCATTCGCGACTTAAGTTATATCCGCTTAGCAAGGAGCATTGTAGTTGTGACCTTTTTGGATACGGATAATGCCAACGTCCGTGCCTTGAACCGTGTTTTCTTCGAGCGCCATACGGGCCGCGTGACTGCGATCAGGAACTCCGATGAGTTGGTTGGGTTAGCCCTTGCGGAGGATTGGGCTTTTCCCATTCATTCCGGAGAAGTATTGGGGAACTTTGGGCGGTTTATCGTTTTGTTGTCTGGATTGATTATGCCGTTTTTGTTTGTGACCGGAGCTTGGCTGTGGTGGAAGAAGCTGGCCTTGAACAAAACTAAACCGGCTCCATAG
- a CDS encoding class I SAM-dependent methyltransferase gives MTDRRTVFSALAGLGGIASSMLKGRSASAASGAFDFDNEPRGTRGRLERLANLDVESRDDFLTGYRTWGTARALPAARKRFDDLMLKAGIDPESPDTPMEDIFAAIEGDHILGMEARYRTGVHDVMHRNFDTEFKSNAEVYLAEMEAFDGHGPGTLELNPDMDIPDYARYEIHTQPGGYVGNPFAGHIYHYSTNNFYNGRKLTNYQDELHTRLGSQVPEPPDGKVMRILDIGCGIGQLAVALKERFPNAEVWGIDAGGPMVRYGHMRAAELGIDVNFAQRMAEDSKFPDNHFDIVASYILHHELPEQISKLVTTEVHRILRPGGVFFPIDFLTGSASPANSAYIRYSQWKDHRWNEEVWREEYARFDFPKVMADAGFEVTREGPPAWRSRYNLMGVKKA, from the coding sequence ATGACTGACCGCCGCACTGTGTTTTCTGCGCTTGCTGGGTTAGGGGGCATTGCGTCCTCAATGCTGAAAGGTCGATCCGCATCCGCCGCATCAGGTGCTTTTGACTTCGATAACGAACCTCGAGGCACGCGCGGCCGGCTGGAGCGCCTCGCGAACTTAGATGTCGAGAGCCGAGATGACTTTCTCACGGGCTATAGAACCTGGGGTACTGCTCGAGCTCTACCCGCCGCAAGAAAGCGCTTCGATGACTTGATGCTTAAGGCCGGAATCGATCCGGAGTCTCCTGATACACCCATGGAAGATATCTTTGCCGCCATTGAAGGCGATCATATTTTAGGCATGGAGGCTCGCTATAGAACTGGTGTGCATGATGTCATGCATCGCAACTTTGATACTGAGTTTAAGAGTAATGCTGAAGTCTACTTGGCAGAAATGGAAGCCTTTGATGGGCACGGTCCAGGGACCTTGGAATTGAACCCGGACATGGATATCCCAGATTACGCCCGCTATGAAATTCACACGCAGCCCGGTGGTTATGTCGGTAATCCGTTTGCGGGCCATATTTATCACTACAGCACGAATAATTTCTATAACGGCCGTAAGCTGACAAATTATCAGGATGAATTGCATACCCGGTTAGGCAGTCAAGTGCCGGAACCCCCAGACGGTAAAGTGATGCGCATCCTTGATATTGGATGTGGTATTGGGCAGTTGGCTGTCGCACTCAAAGAGCGTTTTCCAAACGCTGAGGTGTGGGGCATTGATGCCGGCGGGCCTATGGTCCGCTACGGACACATGCGCGCCGCAGAGTTAGGCATTGATGTAAATTTTGCACAACGCATGGCAGAGGATTCAAAATTCCCCGACAATCATTTTGACATTGTGGCATCTTACATTCTTCATCATGAGTTGCCGGAACAAATATCAAAATTAGTCACGACCGAAGTCCATCGTATTTTAAGACCCGGTGGCGTTTTCTTTCCCATTGATTTTCTGACTGGTTCTGCGTCTCCTGCCAACTCAGCTTACATTCGTTACTCGCAGTGGAAAGATCATCGCTGGAATGAGGAAGTCTGGCGTGAAGAGTATGCCCGCTTTGATTTCCCCAAAGTTATGGCTGATGCGGGTTTCGAGGTCACACGCGAAGGACCGCCTGCCTGGCGTAGTCGTTATAATTTGATGGGCGTTAAGAAAGCCTAG
- a CDS encoding class I SAM-dependent methyltransferase — MLERRTLFGAAAGLTTAISTALTGRKAAAKTSSSVTLPDVEKRGALGRLERLPTLDAEGRDDFLTGFRNWRGSTVQRAAKERFEKVLAASGHDPSEELPMEKIHEIIGDDHVVGTEGLIRVYSQRFAHKNFYNAFADDADTYLDEMADYDKIGPGSLELNPNLDIPTYAKHEIHMQPGGYVGNPFAGHLYHYGTNAFYSARATDNYQDQHHARLAEQLPVPEDGKEVKRILDIGCGLGQFAVALAERFPNAEVWGVDVGGPMLRYGHMRAVDQGVAVNFAQRLAEDTKFPEGHFDIVASYIVHHEVPADVSRAIFKEANRILRPGGIYFPIDFYTGGRRGVPGAYSQYQEWKDHRWNNEVWRIEYKDMDFAGDMERAGFDVNKEGSPAWYSNRNIYGTKPV; from the coding sequence ATGTTGGAACGCCGCACTTTGTTTGGTGCCGCCGCTGGCTTGACGACAGCCATTAGCACCGCGCTAACGGGCCGGAAAGCCGCTGCTAAAACGTCATCATCAGTGACCTTACCGGATGTTGAAAAGCGTGGAGCTCTGGGTCGTTTAGAGCGCCTTCCGACTTTGGATGCTGAAGGGCGTGATGACTTTCTCACAGGGTTTCGCAATTGGCGGGGTTCGACGGTACAACGTGCCGCAAAAGAACGATTTGAGAAGGTTCTTGCTGCCAGTGGACATGATCCTAGCGAAGAACTGCCGATGGAGAAAATTCACGAGATCATCGGGGATGATCATGTGGTCGGCACTGAAGGGTTAATACGGGTTTATAGCCAGCGCTTCGCGCATAAGAATTTCTATAACGCCTTTGCCGATGATGCGGATACCTATCTGGATGAGATGGCAGATTACGACAAGATTGGACCGGGTTCTTTAGAGCTTAATCCTAATCTCGATATTCCCACTTACGCTAAGCATGAGATCCACATGCAACCGGGAGGTTATGTAGGGAACCCTTTCGCCGGGCATTTGTACCACTATGGAACGAATGCCTTTTATTCAGCTCGGGCCACAGACAATTATCAAGACCAGCATCATGCACGCCTGGCTGAGCAACTGCCCGTTCCTGAAGACGGTAAAGAGGTGAAACGTATTCTAGATATTGGCTGTGGCTTAGGGCAATTCGCCGTGGCTCTGGCTGAGCGGTTCCCGAATGCAGAAGTCTGGGGCGTTGATGTCGGAGGGCCGATGTTGCGCTATGGACATATGCGCGCCGTTGATCAGGGTGTTGCGGTTAACTTTGCTCAACGTCTGGCAGAAGATACCAAATTTCCTGAAGGGCACTTTGATATTGTGGCGAGTTACATTGTTCACCATGAAGTGCCTGCTGACGTGTCCCGTGCGATTTTCAAGGAAGCCAATCGTATACTTCGCCCAGGCGGGATATATTTCCCCATTGATTTTTACACAGGCGGCCGCCGAGGCGTGCCTGGGGCTTACTCACAGTATCAAGAATGGAAAGACCACCGCTGGAATAACGAGGTCTGGCGGATCGAATATAAAGATATGGATTTCGCTGGTGATATGGAGCGGGCAGGCTTTGACGTGAACAAAGAGGGCTCACCCGCTTGGTACAGCAATCGCAATATTTATGGCACCAAGCCTGTATAA
- a CDS encoding SUMF1/EgtB/PvdO family nonheme iron enzyme — protein MVVLRILFRSILGAGLLFFVMGDVPIVAAEVNTFKDCETCPVMIELPPGSVTIGADQEEGRRWQMLDRMSANEGPRVEVVFASPFALGQMEVTYGQFAEFIEDTGYNVKPGCFHLTSSGWSVQPKLNWQDPGFEVTDDHPVACVRRAAVLAYINWLSKKTGQSYRLPSEAEYEYAARAGQTSATQATFWGEEWTNACTYQNGADLSFVPNVPDIPYGQYADCDDGYVFTSPTASFAPNPFGFYDLAGNVSEWTADCYEETHEDIPRDGQPSSKRSCRAWVAKGGSWAGFPGLLRPATRLRILATTTGTGFGFRVARDIED, from the coding sequence ATGGTAGTTCTGAGAATCCTTTTTCGTTCAATTTTAGGCGCTGGTTTGCTTTTCTTCGTTATGGGGGACGTGCCCATTGTCGCGGCTGAAGTAAATACCTTCAAAGACTGCGAAACGTGCCCGGTGATGATTGAGCTGCCACCGGGCAGTGTGACCATAGGGGCCGATCAAGAGGAAGGCCGACGATGGCAAATGCTTGATCGGATGTCTGCGAACGAAGGCCCACGGGTTGAGGTGGTTTTTGCATCGCCATTCGCCTTAGGGCAAATGGAAGTGACCTATGGTCAGTTTGCAGAGTTTATTGAAGACACTGGTTATAATGTTAAGCCTGGATGCTTTCATCTGACAAGTTCAGGTTGGTCGGTACAACCAAAGTTAAATTGGCAGGATCCAGGCTTCGAGGTGACTGATGATCATCCTGTTGCCTGTGTGCGCAGGGCTGCCGTTCTCGCCTATATCAACTGGTTGTCCAAGAAGACGGGACAGTCTTATCGTCTTCCCAGCGAGGCTGAGTATGAATACGCCGCGCGTGCCGGACAAACATCGGCAACCCAGGCCACGTTTTGGGGTGAGGAATGGACGAATGCTTGCACCTATCAGAATGGTGCTGATTTGAGCTTTGTTCCCAATGTCCCAGATATTCCATATGGTCAATATGCAGATTGCGATGATGGCTATGTCTTCACATCACCGACAGCAAGCTTCGCGCCAAATCCATTTGGTTTCTATGACTTGGCAGGCAATGTCTCTGAGTGGACCGCAGACTGTTATGAAGAAACGCATGAAGATATTCCCCGCGATGGCCAACCCTCTTCAAAGCGCAGTTGCCGCGCTTGGGTTGCTAAAGGCGGTTCTTGGGCGGGCTTTCCTGGATTGCTGAGACCTGCGACGCGTCTGCGTATTTTAGCCACCACCACTGGAACTGGCTTTGGCTTCCGTGTGGCACGAGATATCGAAGACTAG
- a CDS encoding MOSC domain-containing protein: MKNSMTFGNQAMSQTIIALSKCPAHTFTKTPEHSIRLLEGLGVEGDTHAGKTDQHRSHAARNPEAPNLRQVHLIHAELHDELKTKGFNVGPGQMGENITTRGVDLLSLPVGTRLHLGNDAIVELTGLRNPCKQLNTIQDRLMQATIEKKPDGTIVRKSGVMSTVIAGGDVFLNDTIRVELPVEPHRAMEPV; the protein is encoded by the coding sequence ATGAAAAATTCAATGACCTTTGGAAACCAAGCTATGTCACAAACCATCATCGCCCTATCTAAATGCCCGGCTCATACGTTTACTAAAACCCCAGAGCATTCTATCCGCCTGCTGGAAGGCTTGGGAGTTGAGGGAGACACCCATGCTGGAAAAACAGATCAACACCGCTCTCATGCTGCACGCAATCCAGAGGCACCGAATCTGAGGCAGGTTCACCTCATTCACGCGGAATTGCATGATGAGTTGAAAACAAAAGGGTTTAACGTAGGACCAGGCCAAATGGGTGAAAACATTACGACCCGCGGTGTTGACCTCTTATCCCTTCCCGTTGGCACGCGCCTGCATCTTGGCAATGACGCCATTGTTGAACTGACCGGTCTTAGAAATCCATGTAAACAACTCAACACCATTCAAGATAGGCTGATGCAAGCGACTATCGAAAAGAAGCCCGATGGCACAATCGTCCGCAAGTCGGGTGTTATGTCGACTGTCATTGCTGGAGGCGACGTATTTCTGAACGATACTATTCGCGTTGAATTACCAGTTGAACCGCATCGGGCTATGGAGCCGGTTTAG
- a CDS encoding SDR family oxidoreductase → MLLTSTAAAETVLITGANSGIGLEFAKQYAARGANVIATHRRMTTPETLASLKQSYPNTVTVERIDVRDLDMIQEVADKYRGTAIDILISNAAIVADLADPTPQMFGSLDYELFNVFMETNVRGPLKMAEAFHEHVKQSDMRRMIAISSLSGSLSEPPTRLGGRVYYKTSKAALNMAMITVARATAADGVIVASLHPGGVKVEKLEEFNVPGFMSPSESVDGMITVIDELIPEQSGAFLDWKGRVQSW, encoded by the coding sequence ATGCTTCTAACGTCAACGGCAGCTGCGGAAACTGTCCTCATTACTGGCGCAAACAGTGGGATCGGTCTTGAGTTTGCAAAACAATATGCGGCGAGGGGCGCGAATGTGATTGCGACGCACCGCCGGATGACGACACCAGAAACCCTAGCAAGCTTGAAACAAAGCTACCCAAATACCGTAACGGTGGAGCGTATTGACGTTCGTGATTTGGATATGATTCAGGAAGTCGCCGATAAGTACCGCGGTACAGCCATTGATATTTTGATCAGCAACGCCGCAATTGTTGCAGACTTGGCCGATCCAACTCCACAGATGTTTGGGTCATTAGATTACGAACTCTTTAATGTGTTTATGGAGACGAATGTTCGCGGTCCTCTTAAGATGGCTGAAGCGTTTCATGAGCATGTCAAACAAAGCGATATGAGGCGGATGATTGCGATCTCGTCATTATCTGGATCGTTATCTGAACCGCCAACACGACTTGGTGGGCGCGTGTATTACAAGACCAGCAAGGCCGCCTTGAACATGGCAATGATTACCGTCGCCCGCGCAACTGCAGCAGACGGTGTAATTGTCGCAAGTCTTCACCCGGGTGGTGTAAAAGTTGAGAAACTAGAAGAATTTAATGTTCCGGGCTTTATGTCGCCATCGGAGAGTGTTGATGGCATGATCACTGTTATTGACGAATTGATCCCGGAGCAGAGTGGAGCTTTCCTCGATTGGAAAGGGCGTGTTCAGTCATGGTAG
- a CDS encoding class I SAM-dependent methyltransferase has translation MPDQGVAVLSDISALVRTTQGEESRQAFVSALRKHVMVTMSATMRQDYEDHIKPRYFKEYGEEPSTLRDVKKAMGQNMLYRMWSSIRYNAQEMVWASVQDSVERALPEMIEVARVAADINPAGGSLRLNPNLEIPRYVSAMDVHLMPGCFHTEHTSDDVAQGAVQVLGGDVFRGGFRHRKGNPGGVGQSIARYLKLKHPEFAPKHILDLGCNTGKNLFPYLDEYPDIEAYGIDVGAPLLRFGHAVASYEGRAVHFSQQDAEHLEFDDNSFDIVTSSFFLHELPVKSTKAIFAEARRVLRPGGLMIHMELPPNSEVDPYYGFYLDWDTGSNNNEPFYAEFRNQDIKALCVGAGFQSDKYVQAFIPNYSSFGADKFAAFIDGRVDAPKHGNGASWFVFGAWV, from the coding sequence ATGCCGGATCAAGGTGTAGCTGTTCTGAGTGATATTTCTGCCTTGGTCCGGACGACTCAAGGGGAAGAGTCTCGCCAAGCGTTCGTGAGTGCCCTACGAAAACACGTCATGGTGACTATGTCCGCCACCATGCGGCAGGATTACGAAGATCATATAAAACCGCGCTATTTTAAAGAATATGGCGAGGAGCCCTCGACGCTCCGTGACGTGAAGAAAGCGATGGGCCAAAACATGCTTTACCGCATGTGGAGTTCTATTCGATATAATGCGCAAGAAATGGTCTGGGCATCTGTCCAAGACAGTGTTGAACGGGCTTTGCCGGAGATGATTGAGGTGGCACGTGTTGCCGCCGATATAAACCCCGCAGGTGGTTCCCTCAGACTCAATCCCAACCTTGAAATACCCAGATACGTTTCTGCGATGGATGTTCACCTCATGCCAGGCTGTTTTCATACGGAGCACACGTCAGACGACGTGGCGCAAGGTGCCGTGCAAGTCCTCGGCGGAGATGTCTTTCGCGGTGGCTTTCGGCACCGTAAAGGAAATCCAGGCGGTGTCGGACAGTCCATCGCCCGCTATCTCAAACTGAAACACCCAGAGTTCGCGCCAAAGCATATTCTTGATCTAGGCTGCAACACGGGGAAGAACCTGTTTCCATACTTAGATGAGTATCCTGATATTGAAGCCTATGGCATTGATGTCGGTGCACCGCTTTTGCGTTTCGGACATGCTGTCGCCTCCTACGAAGGGCGAGCTGTACACTTTTCTCAGCAGGATGCCGAGCATCTAGAGTTTGATGACAACAGCTTCGACATCGTCACCTCAAGTTTTTTTCTACATGAGTTGCCTGTTAAATCGACCAAGGCCATTTTTGCAGAGGCCCGCCGTGTCTTACGCCCAGGTGGACTGATGATACATATGGAATTGCCACCTAACTCTGAAGTCGACCCGTATTATGGGTTTTATTTGGATTGGGATACTGGTTCTAACAACAACGAGCCGTTTTATGCGGAATTCCGCAATCAAGATATCAAGGCCCTATGTGTAGGTGCTGGATTTCAATCAGATAAATATGTTCAGGCATTTATTCCGAATTACAGTTCATTCGGTGCAGATAAGTTTGCAGCGTTTATAGACGGTAGGGTTGATGCGCCTAAGCACGGTAATGGCGCAAGCTGGTTTGTCTTTGGAGCTTGGGTTTAG
- a CDS encoding DUF1330 domain-containing protein, producing MKNLSHIFLVTICSILLGLSTLAQAQEKPGFLFVNATVTDFEKLGVYGRALPPVYAKYDGVYRIFGGIGRGVEVLAGSAKHESVIFAEFKSLKDVETFWWSDDYRAVFPLREGAGTFDVVGLAGTGEQPYTAEGGTQPAFMFTLVTVKDPEKTQAYMEATSDFSSNAPGRLIALARPDDMSVLEGPKPEYSIEITSWPSVAAIKSYLSDPEFTKVNALREEAMDFTVMVAAVPKPR from the coding sequence ATGAAGAATTTAAGTCACATTTTCCTCGTCACCATTTGCAGTATCCTGCTCGGTCTCTCCACTCTGGCACAAGCTCAGGAAAAGCCTGGCTTTCTATTCGTCAACGCCACAGTTACCGACTTTGAAAAGCTGGGCGTTTATGGCCGTGCTCTCCCCCCCGTTTATGCAAAATACGATGGTGTTTATAGAATCTTTGGTGGCATCGGTCGTGGCGTAGAGGTTCTGGCTGGCTCCGCCAAGCATGAGTCTGTGATATTCGCAGAATTCAAAAGTTTGAAAGACGTCGAAACGTTCTGGTGGTCGGACGATTATCGGGCCGTATTTCCCTTACGCGAAGGCGCCGGCACCTTTGACGTGGTGGGCCTCGCCGGCACCGGAGAACAACCATATACGGCCGAAGGCGGCACTCAACCAGCTTTTATGTTTACCTTGGTGACCGTTAAAGACCCTGAGAAAACGCAGGCTTATATGGAAGCAACATCAGACTTTTCTTCAAATGCTCCAGGGCGTTTAATCGCCCTCGCACGACCAGACGATATGTCTGTTCTGGAAGGGCCAAAGCCTGAGTATTCGATTGAGATCACCTCATGGCCGAGCGTAGCGGCGATTAAATCTTATTTATCTGATCCAGAATTCACAAAAGTGAACGCTTTGCGTGAAGAAGCTATGGACTTCACAGTCATGGTCGCCGCAGTGCCAAAACCAAGATAA